A section of the Petrimonas sulfuriphila genome encodes:
- a CDS encoding neutral/alkaline non-lysosomal ceramidase N-terminal domain-containing protein, producing MLQKRIIRHCLILVLFILPSFGFSGNVEESADIWEIGVGKVKITPEFPMWMAGYASRTTPSEGVLHDLWAKAIVFQDQKGFKTLLITMDILSIPQDFSNELKGILKQRYDFEKSQIIISSSHTHSGPVVARALKYIYPMDRSEWQKVDIYTAQLKKNLLLLVEQALSGLKPARIYTGNGISRFQVNRRNNSENQLLSVTTLKGPNDYAVPVIKIEDLDKKLLAVIFGYACHPTTLSINEFSGDYPGFAQIELEKMYPGAMALFFQGAGADQNPLPRRSVPLAIQYGKQLAVSVECVLSGDMKIQKSNIQVAYDEVNLLFDTPLPMQKIQEISLRDDYEGRWARGMIAEYESNKSFRHNYPFPIQHWRIGEQQLFVLGGESVISYALQLKKLYGDEFFVMSYANDVMGYIPTVTILEEGGYEGDGAQRVYGLPARWDKSIESRILAGFSEILKM from the coding sequence ATGTTGCAGAAAAGAATAATTCGCCATTGTCTTATACTTGTACTGTTTATTCTGCCTTCGTTCGGATTTTCTGGAAATGTGGAGGAATCTGCAGACATATGGGAAATAGGGGTTGGCAAAGTAAAGATTACTCCTGAATTTCCGATGTGGATGGCCGGTTATGCCAGTCGGACAACACCGTCAGAAGGTGTTCTTCACGATTTATGGGCAAAAGCGATTGTATTCCAGGACCAGAAAGGATTCAAAACTCTTTTGATAACAATGGATATCCTTTCGATTCCGCAGGATTTTTCCAATGAATTGAAGGGAATATTGAAGCAGCGATATGACTTTGAAAAATCGCAAATTATTATAAGTAGTTCCCATACTCACTCAGGACCGGTGGTTGCCCGCGCTTTAAAATATATTTATCCGATGGATCGTTCCGAATGGCAAAAAGTGGATATCTATACAGCACAATTGAAAAAGAATTTGTTGCTATTGGTTGAGCAGGCATTGAGTGGTTTGAAACCAGCCAGAATATATACCGGGAATGGAATTTCCAGATTTCAAGTAAACCGAAGAAATAACAGTGAAAATCAATTGTTGTCGGTCACAACGTTAAAAGGCCCTAATGATTACGCTGTGCCTGTGATTAAGATTGAGGATTTGGATAAAAAGCTACTCGCCGTGATCTTTGGCTACGCTTGTCATCCTACTACTCTGTCTATTAATGAATTTTCAGGAGATTATCCCGGATTTGCCCAGATAGAACTGGAAAAAATGTATCCGGGGGCAATGGCGCTTTTTTTTCAAGGTGCAGGAGCAGACCAGAACCCCTTGCCGAGAAGATCTGTTCCTTTAGCCATCCAGTATGGAAAACAATTAGCGGTATCAGTTGAGTGTGTCCTTTCCGGGGATATGAAAATTCAAAAGAGTAATATACAGGTTGCATACGATGAGGTTAATTTGTTATTCGATACACCTCTTCCGATGCAAAAAATTCAGGAAATATCTCTTAGGGACGATTACGAAGGTCGCTGGGCAAGGGGAATGATTGCCGAATACGAATCCAATAAATCATTCCGACATAATTATCCTTTCCCGATTCAACATTGGCGGATAGGAGAACAGCAGTTGTTTGTCCTTGGAGGGGAGTCGGTAATTTCCTATGCCCTTCAGTTGAAGAAGTTGTATGGCGATGAATTTTTTGTAATGTCTTATGCAAATGATGTAATGGGATATATCCCAACAGTCACAATTCTCGAAGAAGGGGGATATGAGGGTGATGGCGCTCAGCGGGTATATGGGCTGCCGGCAAGATGGGATAAAAGTATTGAGTCTAGGATATTAGCGGGATTTTCAGAAATATTAAAAATGTAA
- a CDS encoding DegT/DnrJ/EryC1/StrS family aminotransferase, with amino-acid sequence MKSKKVSRRAFLTTVSAGAAAMASSNVVKPLESISTNIYLKSDISKLAALGGEPVVNNKVWPKWPYVDEQIVESLSKTVRSGRWNRIDDNLNGAVPTFEKRYAQLLGVKGCVTTGSGTQALHTVVEAMGFGPGDEIITTPYTDMGTISAIISARALPVMVDLDKESFQLDPKEVEKKINKNTVAIMPVHMMGQPCDLDSILSIAKKHNLKVIEDACQAHLAEHRGQKLGSLGDAGCFSFQTSKTICCGEGGGIISNNEKLLNDCYTVMNHGTNKEGRSVTIGPKYRMNQFEATILLEQLKHAQEQFETRSRNAAFLTSKLKDFKGLVPQKMYHKTDKGSYYLYTMAFHKEYWNNVHRNVFLKAIAAEGIELSPYIKNGLHREPWTDNILSRREYKTMYSAERLQQFKSDLFLPACDWVCDNMVMLWASGPLLANEKDMEDVINAIMKVYENRDKLHLIS; translated from the coding sequence ATGAAATCAAAAAAAGTTAGCAGAAGAGCATTTCTGACAACCGTATCAGCTGGTGCAGCTGCGATGGCGAGTTCAAATGTTGTGAAACCGTTGGAAAGTATTTCTACGAATATTTATCTAAAGAGTGATATTTCCAAATTAGCGGCACTTGGAGGAGAACCGGTTGTGAATAATAAGGTTTGGCCCAAATGGCCATATGTGGATGAACAAATAGTTGAAAGCCTTTCGAAAACAGTCAGAAGCGGTAGATGGAACAGAATAGACGATAACCTAAACGGAGCTGTTCCAACTTTTGAGAAAAGATACGCTCAGCTTTTGGGAGTGAAGGGGTGCGTGACCACCGGCTCTGGAACCCAGGCGTTGCATACGGTTGTCGAAGCCATGGGATTTGGGCCGGGTGATGAAATAATTACTACTCCCTACACCGATATGGGCACCATTTCCGCAATTATCAGCGCACGTGCTCTCCCCGTGATGGTCGATTTGGATAAAGAATCGTTCCAATTGGATCCTAAGGAAGTAGAAAAGAAAATCAATAAAAATACGGTGGCTATCATGCCGGTACACATGATGGGACAGCCGTGCGATCTGGACAGTATTTTATCTATTGCAAAGAAACATAATCTTAAAGTTATCGAAGACGCTTGTCAGGCACATCTTGCTGAGCACAGAGGTCAAAAATTAGGTTCTTTAGGGGATGCCGGATGTTTCAGTTTTCAAACCAGTAAAACAATTTGCTGCGGAGAGGGTGGCGGCATTATTAGCAATAATGAGAAATTGCTTAATGACTGTTATACGGTGATGAATCATGGCACGAATAAAGAGGGTCGTTCCGTTACCATCGGGCCAAAATACAGAATGAACCAGTTTGAAGCTACTATTCTTTTAGAACAGTTAAAGCATGCTCAGGAGCAATTTGAAACACGTAGCCGTAACGCTGCTTTCCTGACCTCTAAGTTGAAAGATTTTAAAGGTTTGGTCCCTCAAAAAATGTATCATAAAACCGATAAAGGATCATATTACCTATATACAATGGCTTTCCACAAAGAGTATTGGAATAATGTTCACCGGAATGTTTTTTTGAAAGCAATAGCCGCTGAGGGAATTGAGCTCAGTCCGTATATTAAAAACGGCCTGCATCGCGAACCATGGACGGATAATATTCTTTCAAGAAGAGAATATAAGACCATGTACTCCGCTGAGAGGTTACAACAGTTCAAGAGCGACTTATTCCTCCCGGCTTGTGATTGGGTTTGCGATAATATGGTCATGCTTTGGGCGTCAGGCCCCTTGCTCGCGAATGAGAAAGACATGGAAGATGTGATCAATGCTATCATGAAAGTATATGAAAACAGGGATAAACTCCATCTGATTTCCTAG